From a region of the Agromyces ramosus genome:
- a CDS encoding FAD-dependent oxidoreductase, whose translation MGVQSIGTTVLVVGGGIGGVAAALTAARNGLNVVLTEPTRWLGGVLTSQAVPPDEHLWIEQFGSTATYRHLRNEIRRYYRDHYPLTEEARTRGALNPGAAKVSDLCHEPLVTVAVIDALLAPHRAAGRLRVLMEHAPVSADVDGDTVRAVTFRDTRTDEPVTIGATWVVDATELGDLLPLAGAEYVTGAESRTSTGEPHAPAQADPLNMQPVSVCFAIDHVDGDHTIDKPAEYEHFLAARAPHWPEGQLSFTAPHPKRLTPVRHEFRPNPDGDLGSIRPDYADQRVGEMDRNLWTFRRIAARQNFVPGAYRSDITLVNWPQIDYWESPIFEVPDAELHIQRARSLSRSFLYWLQTEAPRPDGGTGWPGLRLRGDLLGSASDGLALAPYVREARRIVAEHTVVEQEISLEIRGEHGAVQHRDSVGVGIYRIDLHPSTGGDPYIDIGCSPFEIPLGCIIPVRITNLLPAAKNIGTTHITNGAYRMPLVEWNVAEVGAHLIAFCEANATTPKAVRDSEKLLEEFQKRLDSAGIERHWPRIVGY comes from the coding sequence GTGGGCGTGCAAAGTATCGGAACCACTGTCCTGGTTGTTGGTGGCGGAATCGGCGGCGTCGCCGCAGCCCTCACTGCAGCGCGCAACGGACTCAACGTCGTCCTCACAGAGCCCACACGCTGGCTGGGAGGAGTGCTGACGTCGCAGGCAGTCCCACCCGACGAACATCTGTGGATTGAACAGTTCGGTTCAACAGCGACATATCGTCATCTGCGCAACGAGATCCGACGCTACTATCGCGACCACTACCCGCTCACCGAGGAAGCTCGCACACGCGGGGCCCTCAATCCCGGTGCGGCCAAGGTATCGGACCTGTGTCATGAACCGCTCGTGACCGTCGCCGTCATCGATGCGCTTCTGGCGCCCCATCGAGCTGCGGGACGACTCCGCGTCCTCATGGAACACGCCCCGGTGAGCGCTGACGTCGATGGAGACACCGTCAGGGCAGTCACCTTCCGAGACACGCGAACCGACGAACCCGTGACCATCGGCGCGACCTGGGTGGTCGATGCGACGGAGCTTGGCGACCTGCTTCCTCTCGCCGGCGCCGAGTACGTCACCGGTGCAGAATCACGGACATCGACGGGCGAACCACACGCACCCGCCCAAGCGGACCCCCTCAACATGCAGCCCGTGAGCGTGTGCTTCGCGATCGACCACGTCGACGGCGACCACACCATCGACAAGCCCGCGGAGTATGAGCACTTTCTGGCTGCACGCGCCCCGCACTGGCCCGAGGGGCAGCTTTCGTTCACGGCACCCCACCCCAAGAGACTCACCCCGGTGCGACACGAGTTTCGCCCCAATCCGGACGGCGACCTCGGATCCATCCGCCCCGACTACGCCGACCAACGAGTGGGTGAGATGGACCGCAATCTGTGGACGTTCAGGCGGATCGCAGCCCGACAGAACTTCGTGCCGGGCGCATACCGGTCCGACATCACCCTCGTGAATTGGCCCCAGATCGATTACTGGGAGTCACCGATCTTCGAGGTTCCAGACGCAGAGCTCCACATTCAACGAGCACGGTCCCTGTCGCGCTCCTTCCTGTACTGGTTGCAGACCGAAGCTCCACGTCCCGACGGAGGCACGGGCTGGCCCGGCCTCCGACTGCGCGGAGACCTCCTTGGCAGCGCGAGCGACGGGCTCGCCCTGGCACCCTATGTACGAGAGGCACGTCGGATCGTCGCTGAGCACACCGTGGTCGAACAGGAGATCTCGCTCGAGATTCGCGGCGAACACGGGGCGGTGCAGCATCGCGACTCCGTCGGCGTCGGCATCTACCGGATCGACCTGCACCCATCTACGGGCGGCGATCCATACATCGACATCGGCTGCAGCCCCTTTGAAATCCCCCTTGGCTGCATCATTCCGGTCAGGATCACGAACCTTCTCCCCGCCGCAAAGAACATCGGCACCACCCACATCACCAATGGCGCATACCGAATGCCGCTGGTCGAGTGGAACGTCGCTGAAGTCGGGGCCCACCTCATCGCGTTCTGTGAAGCCAACGCGACGACGCCGAAGGCCGTCCGAGACTCGGAAAAGCTGCTTGAAGAGTTCCAGAAGCGATTGGACAGCGCGGGGATCGAACGGCACTGGCCTCGGATCGTCGGCTACTAG
- a CDS encoding helix-turn-helix domain-containing protein, with protein MAGSRINVSEIDPASRHLSLLHCVVQPLKQDPGSQVGPRAQRQIQMVLVHSGLMSVSIQGGRTYDVTAGQMCILLPDHIETIRFPTNGVTSQTIIRGDPERLTDAMQAWLENLRPTRNLSAALTYLAREAVATVQTRLTAQGALVDALSTALLWRFIAEFENYPAALPERIEEARLFIHQHLEEEITLDDIAKAAHVTPAHLIRIFREHVGTTPTRYLWERRITLGMELLTSSGMPVSVVAVRSGFKTSFHFARRIKEASGLSPTALREASWRPSQSSE; from the coding sequence ATGGCTGGTTCGCGCATAAATGTGTCTGAAATTGATCCTGCCTCGCGCCACCTCAGCCTGCTGCACTGCGTCGTGCAGCCGCTGAAGCAGGACCCAGGCAGTCAGGTCGGTCCCCGAGCGCAACGTCAGATCCAGATGGTCCTCGTGCACTCAGGACTCATGTCCGTTTCAATCCAAGGCGGGCGGACGTACGACGTCACCGCGGGTCAGATGTGCATCCTCCTTCCGGACCACATTGAGACGATTCGCTTTCCGACGAACGGCGTCACCTCCCAGACGATCATTCGAGGTGATCCCGAGAGGCTCACCGACGCCATGCAGGCATGGTTGGAGAACCTGCGTCCAACGCGCAACCTCTCTGCCGCACTGACGTACCTGGCGAGGGAAGCGGTAGCGACGGTTCAGACTCGCCTCACAGCGCAAGGCGCGCTGGTTGACGCTCTCAGCACCGCATTGCTGTGGCGCTTCATCGCCGAGTTCGAGAACTACCCGGCCGCCCTTCCGGAACGCATTGAAGAGGCTCGCCTCTTCATTCATCAGCACCTCGAGGAAGAGATCACCCTCGACGACATCGCGAAGGCGGCACACGTCACCCCGGCTCACCTGATTCGTATCTTTCGGGAGCACGTGGGCACCACCCCGACGAGGTATCTCTGGGAGCGACGAATCACCTTGGGAATGGAGCTCTTGACGAGCTCGGGAATGCCGGTTTCGGTGGTTGCCGTCAGATCGGGGTTCAAGACGAGCTTTCACTTCGCGAGAAGGATCAAGGAGGCAAGCGGGCTCTCGCCGACCGCATTGCGTGAGGCGTCATGGCGCCCCTCGCAGTCGTCTGAATGA
- a CDS encoding D-2-hydroxyacid dehydrogenase family protein, with protein sequence MRIAILDDYQGAALDAADWSGLDADITVFREHLGDADAVAAALEPFDVIVAMRERTRFPRAVLSRLGRLRLLVTTGMRNDSIDLVAADELGIVVCGTGIAVAPTAELTWALILGLVRGVASDDAVVRRGGWQTSVPADLEGSTLGIVGLGRLGQRVAAVAHAFGMHVIAWSPHLTDERAAALGVAAVTRAELFERSDIVTIHLGLGESTRGLLGVDDLRRMPRTALLVNTSRAAIIDDAALLQAVAERWIAGLGIDVYDTEPLPADHWMRKPDSPGGTRVLRSPHMGYVTAGNLGIFYRDAVEDIAAFAAGAPVRVLTS encoded by the coding sequence ATGCGCATCGCGATCCTCGACGACTACCAAGGTGCCGCCCTGGACGCGGCCGACTGGTCGGGACTCGACGCCGACATCACGGTGTTCCGCGAACATCTCGGCGACGCCGACGCGGTCGCCGCCGCACTCGAGCCGTTCGACGTCATCGTGGCGATGCGTGAGCGCACGCGCTTCCCGCGCGCCGTGCTCAGCCGGCTCGGGCGGCTGCGGCTGCTCGTGACGACGGGCATGCGCAACGACTCCATCGACCTCGTCGCCGCCGATGAGCTCGGCATCGTGGTGTGCGGAACCGGCATCGCCGTGGCGCCGACCGCCGAGCTCACCTGGGCGCTGATTCTCGGGCTGGTTCGGGGCGTGGCATCCGACGACGCCGTCGTTCGCCGGGGCGGATGGCAGACCTCGGTGCCGGCAGACCTCGAGGGCTCCACGCTCGGCATCGTCGGCCTCGGCAGGCTGGGCCAGCGAGTCGCGGCGGTGGCGCACGCGTTCGGAATGCACGTCATCGCCTGGAGCCCGCACCTCACCGACGAGCGGGCCGCCGCGCTCGGCGTCGCCGCCGTGACGAGGGCCGAACTCTTCGAGCGCTCCGACATCGTCACGATCCACCTCGGGCTCGGCGAGAGCACCCGTGGCCTCCTCGGCGTCGACGACCTGCGCCGGATGCCGCGCACCGCCCTCCTGGTCAACACCTCACGCGCCGCGATCATCGACGACGCCGCTCTCCTGCAAGCGGTCGCCGAACGCTGGATCGCGGGCCTCGGCATCGACGTCTACGACACCGAGCCGCTGCCTGCCGATCACTGGATGCGCAAACCGGATTCGCCGGGCGGCACGCGCGTGCTTCGATCGCCGCACATGGGCTACGTGACGGCAGGGAACCTCGGCATCTTCTACCGCGACGCCGTCGAGGACATCGCCGCATTCGCGGCCGGTGCGCCCGTGCGGGTGCTCACCTCCTGA
- a CDS encoding PLD nuclease N-terminal domain-containing protein → MIAVFPVMLVLAMLFALIDIIMRDEGQVRHLPKFGWILLVVFLPLIGTVLWFVLGREYGAASSGEGIGSLMARRSPPASQYRPPAPEVSSTEQQLAELDREIEYYQRRAELERLKREVDGDPA, encoded by the coding sequence ATGATTGCCGTCTTCCCCGTGATGCTGGTGCTCGCCATGCTGTTCGCCCTCATCGACATCATCATGCGAGATGAGGGGCAGGTGCGGCACCTGCCGAAGTTCGGCTGGATCCTGCTGGTCGTCTTCCTGCCGCTCATCGGCACGGTGCTGTGGTTCGTGCTCGGGCGCGAATACGGTGCCGCCTCGTCGGGCGAAGGCATCGGCTCGCTCATGGCGCGGCGCTCGCCGCCCGCCTCCCAGTACCGGCCACCGGCTCCCGAGGTCAGCTCGACCGAGCAGCAGCTCGCCGAACTCGACCGCGAGATCGAGTACTACCAGCGGCGCGCCGAGCTCGAGCGCCTGAAGCGCGAAGTCGACGGCGACCCTGCGTAG
- a CDS encoding GyrI-like domain-containing protein: MPTPAVEKYDIKRAHRELYAPRAEFTLVEVPPIRYLAVDGHGDPNAAPEYADAVEVLYSVAYAVKFRSKRELGRDLVVAPLEGLWRADDPAAFVTREKSAWSWTMLIAQPEWIDGELVDAAVEAVRAKGGKPALDLLRFEELHEGACVQILHVGSYDDEGPTLARLHDEWMPQHGLTFNGDHHEIYLSDVRRTAPEKLRTVLRQPVRPVS; this comes from the coding sequence ATGCCGACGCCAGCAGTTGAGAAGTACGACATCAAACGGGCGCACCGCGAGCTGTACGCGCCGCGCGCGGAGTTCACGCTCGTCGAGGTGCCGCCCATCCGGTACCTCGCCGTCGACGGGCACGGCGACCCCAACGCCGCCCCCGAGTACGCCGACGCCGTCGAGGTGCTGTACAGCGTCGCCTACGCCGTGAAGTTCCGCAGCAAGCGCGAGCTCGGACGCGATCTCGTGGTCGCGCCGCTCGAGGGGCTCTGGCGAGCGGATGACCCGGCCGCCTTCGTCACGCGGGAGAAGAGTGCGTGGAGCTGGACCATGCTCATCGCCCAGCCCGAGTGGATCGACGGTGAACTCGTCGACGCGGCGGTCGAGGCGGTGCGCGCGAAGGGCGGCAAGCCGGCGCTCGACCTGCTCCGGTTCGAGGAGCTGCACGAGGGCGCCTGCGTGCAGATCCTCCACGTCGGCTCGTACGACGACGAAGGCCCCACGCTCGCGCGGCTTCACGACGAGTGGATGCCGCAGCACGGCCTCACGTTCAACGGCGACCATCACGAGATCTACCTCAGCGATGTGCGGCGCACGGCGCCCGAGAAGCTGCGTACGGTGCTGCGGCAGCCGGTTCGGCCGGTGTCGTAG
- a CDS encoding phosphodiester glycosidase family protein: MLTDFRRLQPAGWVTGHVMRADLTTPTLSLDVLDGGSVTGGATLSQQIEGSGAVAAVNGDYFDMNASVAPVGTNVSPSTGLRTASGGARQAFTVSDGIAAVQQLMVQGSLTAGGIETPLGGVNTPGLASGAIGWYTAAWGEHPLSRPLGGPGSLAASVAKVVVADGVVQSVSTDPAAVTGPTAIADGTGVLIGREAGAATLAALTVGQAVDVVVGANADVDLAVSGSQRMIIDGVQTDDDQVEAARTAVGVNSDGTEITVVSIDGRAGDSRGMTIQELGDLMLDLGVHNAVNLDGGGSTMLAARRPGTAEAELINRPSDGNERVVANSLAFLSTAPTGVVTDVAVAPASEATDADAVFPRLGRTLAATGLDANYTGVPVDGEFTAGKGLEVEPIDGASARVVGVASGPSSVSFTAEGMTATGELRVLGDLQRIRPSSTVVALPEPGQSARLTLTGLDADGFGAPLEATDVSVASGADVTVTADGVDAFVITPNVESGSATVTFTADGRSVDVAVTIGYRSVPVADFADGAAWRPASDRATGTLTTTTGPNGEPALALDYDFTQSTGTRGYYAVAPEMSTPGSLGRELADQPQALTLWINGDGSGVWPRIQMKNGAGTTINLDGPTVTWTGWKQVRFSVPAGTPYPLHLQRIRMLETRSAVSYLGHVEIAALEAIVAPDVAQPVAPVVHDPVIVTNGTVDKRKQRIAVMSDAQFVARSPESGAVEGARRTLREILAAEPDYLVINGDFVDEASVADIAFAKRILDEEIGDRLPYVYVPGNHEVMGGPISNFEAVFGDTTQSITVGKTKLITLNSAAGSFRGSDPTQLGFLDDELADAAADDEITGVLVFAHHPSDDPQPAKASQLGDRYEAAAFTERLAEFRADSGKSIAVVNAHVGAFHATSTEGVSQLINGNSGKSPSGTPETGGFTGWTMLGVNTSAGVAGRGGGFETVDDRTRWMQAEVLARVDALDLDVPTVLTVGETVPVAATVTQDGGRQVPVAWPMSASWTGDRLAVDDGTRPELERALQAKGVLRLNTQTGELTAVAPGAATVEVTVNGVTERVEVRVVGERGGR, translated from the coding sequence GTGCTGACCGACTTCCGGCGGCTCCAGCCCGCCGGCTGGGTCACCGGGCACGTCATGCGCGCCGACCTGACGACGCCGACGCTCTCGCTCGACGTGCTCGACGGCGGCAGCGTCACCGGCGGCGCCACGCTCTCGCAGCAGATCGAGGGCAGCGGCGCGGTCGCGGCGGTCAACGGCGACTACTTCGACATGAACGCCTCGGTCGCGCCGGTCGGCACGAATGTCTCCCCGAGCACCGGACTCCGCACCGCGAGCGGCGGCGCCCGCCAGGCGTTCACCGTCAGCGACGGCATCGCCGCCGTGCAGCAGCTCATGGTGCAGGGCAGCCTCACGGCCGGCGGCATCGAGACTCCGCTCGGCGGCGTGAACACGCCCGGGCTCGCGAGCGGCGCGATCGGCTGGTACACCGCCGCCTGGGGCGAGCACCCGCTCAGTCGCCCGCTCGGCGGACCCGGTTCGCTCGCGGCATCCGTCGCCAAGGTCGTCGTCGCCGACGGCGTCGTGCAGTCGGTGAGCACCGACCCGGCCGCCGTGACCGGCCCCACCGCGATCGCCGACGGCACGGGCGTGCTCATCGGCCGCGAGGCCGGCGCCGCAACCCTCGCGGCGCTCACGGTCGGCCAGGCGGTCGACGTAGTCGTGGGCGCGAACGCCGACGTCGACCTCGCGGTGAGCGGCTCGCAGCGCATGATCATCGACGGCGTGCAGACCGACGACGACCAGGTCGAGGCCGCCCGCACCGCCGTGGGCGTCAACAGCGACGGCACCGAGATCACGGTCGTCTCGATCGACGGCCGGGCCGGCGACAGCCGCGGCATGACGATCCAGGAGCTCGGCGACCTCATGCTCGACCTCGGCGTGCACAACGCCGTGAACCTCGACGGCGGCGGCTCGACCATGCTCGCCGCCCGGCGCCCTGGCACGGCCGAGGCCGAGCTGATCAACCGGCCCTCCGACGGCAACGAGCGCGTCGTCGCCAACAGCCTCGCGTTCCTCTCCACGGCACCGACCGGTGTGGTGACGGATGTCGCGGTCGCGCCCGCCTCCGAGGCGACCGACGCCGATGCGGTGTTCCCGCGCCTCGGGCGCACCCTCGCGGCGACCGGACTCGACGCGAACTACACCGGCGTGCCGGTCGACGGCGAGTTCACCGCCGGCAAGGGCCTCGAGGTCGAGCCCATCGATGGGGCATCCGCCCGGGTCGTCGGTGTCGCGAGCGGCCCCAGCAGCGTGAGCTTCACCGCCGAGGGCATGACCGCGACCGGCGAGCTGCGCGTGCTCGGCGACCTGCAGCGGATCCGTCCGAGCAGCACCGTCGTCGCCCTTCCGGAGCCCGGGCAGTCCGCCCGCCTGACGCTCACCGGCCTCGACGCCGACGGCTTCGGAGCCCCGCTCGAGGCGACGGATGTCTCAGTGGCGAGCGGCGCCGACGTGACCGTGACCGCCGACGGGGTCGACGCGTTCGTCATCACGCCGAACGTCGAGAGCGGGTCCGCGACGGTCACGTTCACCGCCGACGGACGCAGCGTCGACGTCGCGGTGACCATCGGCTACCGCAGCGTTCCGGTGGCCGACTTCGCCGACGGGGCAGCGTGGCGCCCGGCATCCGACCGCGCCACCGGCACCCTCACGACGACCACCGGACCGAATGGCGAGCCCGCGCTCGCGCTCGACTACGACTTCACGCAGAGCACCGGCACCCGCGGCTACTATGCGGTCGCGCCCGAGATGTCGACGCCGGGCAGCCTGGGTCGCGAGCTCGCCGACCAGCCCCAAGCCCTCACCCTGTGGATCAACGGCGACGGCAGTGGTGTCTGGCCGCGCATCCAGATGAAGAACGGCGCAGGCACGACCATCAACCTCGACGGCCCGACCGTCACCTGGACCGGCTGGAAGCAGGTGCGGTTCAGCGTGCCCGCCGGCACGCCGTACCCGCTGCACCTGCAGCGCATCCGCATGCTCGAGACGCGTTCGGCCGTCAGCTATCTCGGCCACGTCGAGATCGCGGCGCTCGAGGCGATCGTCGCACCCGATGTCGCGCAGCCAGTCGCGCCCGTCGTGCACGACCCCGTCATCGTGACGAACGGCACCGTCGACAAGCGCAAGCAGCGCATCGCCGTGATGAGCGACGCGCAGTTCGTCGCACGGAGCCCCGAGAGCGGCGCGGTCGAGGGCGCACGGCGCACACTGCGCGAGATCCTCGCCGCCGAGCCCGACTACCTCGTGATCAACGGCGACTTCGTCGACGAGGCGAGCGTCGCCGACATCGCGTTCGCGAAGCGGATCCTCGACGAGGAGATCGGCGACCGGCTGCCGTACGTGTACGTACCGGGCAACCACGAGGTCATGGGCGGGCCCATCTCGAACTTCGAGGCGGTCTTCGGCGACACGACGCAGTCGATCACGGTCGGCAAGACGAAGCTCATCACGCTCAACTCGGCGGCCGGGTCGTTCCGTGGCTCCGACCCGACGCAGCTCGGCTTCCTCGACGACGAGCTGGCGGATGCCGCAGCCGACGACGAGATCACGGGCGTGCTCGTGTTCGCGCACCACCCGTCCGACGATCCGCAGCCCGCGAAGGCGAGCCAGCTCGGCGACCGCTACGAGGCGGCCGCGTTCACCGAGCGGCTCGCCGAGTTCCGTGCCGACAGCGGCAAGTCGATCGCCGTCGTCAACGCCCATGTGGGGGCGTTCCACGCGACGTCGACCGAGGGCGTCTCGCAGCTCATCAACGGCAACTCGGGCAAGAGCCCGTCGGGCACTCCCGAGACCGGCGGATTCACGGGCTGGACGATGCTCGGCGTGAACACCTCGGCCGGCGTTGCCGGCCGCGGCGGGGGCTTCGAGACGGTCGACGATCGCACCCGCTGGATGCAAGCGGAGGTGCTCGCCCGGGTCGACGCGCTCGACCTCGACGTGCCCACCGTGCTCACCGTCGGCGAGACGGTGCCGGTGGCCGCGACGGTCACGCAGGACGGGGGCCGCCAGGTGCCCGTGGCGTGGCCGATGAGCGCCAGTTGGACCGGTGACCGCCTCGCCGTCGACGATGGCACCCGGCCCGAGCTCGAGCGGGCGCTGCAGGCGAAGGGCGTGCTGCGGCTGAACACCCAGACGGGCGAGCTCACCGCCGTCGCGCCGGGCGCCGCGACCGTCGAGGTGACGGTGAACGGTGTGACCGAGCGCGTCGAGGTGCGGGTCGTGGGGGAGCGCGGCGGGCGTTGA
- a CDS encoding DUF1905 domain-containing protein: MFSGEIWFWRGPAPWHFVTVPDEESAALEAVAAMVTYGWGMVPVTARIGDTEWPTSLWPKNGGYIVPLKAWVREAEGIEVGDTVDVRLSVGA; the protein is encoded by the coding sequence ATGTTCAGCGGCGAGATCTGGTTCTGGCGGGGCCCGGCGCCGTGGCACTTCGTCACGGTGCCCGACGAGGAGAGCGCCGCGCTCGAGGCTGTAGCAGCGATGGTCACCTACGGGTGGGGCATGGTGCCCGTCACCGCGCGCATCGGCGACACCGAGTGGCCCACGTCGCTGTGGCCGAAGAACGGCGGGTACATCGTTCCGCTGAAGGCGTGGGTACGCGAGGCCGAGGGCATCGAGGTCGGCGATACCGTCGACGTGCGCCTGTCGGTCGGCGCCTGA
- a CDS encoding patatin-like phospholipase family protein, producing MNTTTSSTLPASGERALVLGGGGSTGNAWLIGVIAGLFDAGLDVTTADLTIGTSAGSTAAAQLAGATPTELLAAILAAAPHQRTAPAGSDRARGPIKPVADHLERMRTIIASADDAADLRRRVGAAALDVDAASDGSWQSQWRATVASRLPSERWPQRTVLVTAIDAGTGEPVVFDRHSGVDLVDAVAASCASGLPYRIGDHPYLDGGFRSNAENADLAAGYRRVLVLAPFGGRSLVPLEWGTHLATQVDELRAGGSIVETIFPTSEDEHMFGANAMDLSLRPPAARAGFEQGRARAAQLTEFWR from the coding sequence ATGAACACGACGACTTCTTCAACCCTGCCCGCATCGGGCGAGCGAGCCTTGGTGCTCGGCGGCGGCGGATCGACCGGCAACGCGTGGCTGATCGGCGTGATCGCCGGCCTGTTCGATGCCGGGCTCGACGTGACCACCGCGGACCTGACCATCGGGACGTCAGCCGGCTCGACCGCCGCGGCCCAGCTGGCCGGCGCGACCCCGACCGAGCTGCTTGCGGCCATCCTTGCCGCCGCCCCGCACCAACGGACCGCTCCAGCCGGATCCGACCGCGCTCGCGGTCCGATCAAGCCGGTGGCGGACCACCTGGAGCGAATGCGCACGATTATCGCCTCCGCTGATGATGCCGCGGACCTGCGCCGGAGAGTGGGCGCGGCGGCACTCGACGTGGATGCGGCGTCGGACGGCTCCTGGCAATCGCAGTGGCGCGCCACCGTCGCCTCGCGGCTGCCGAGTGAGCGTTGGCCGCAACGAACGGTGCTCGTCACCGCGATCGATGCCGGCACCGGTGAACCGGTGGTGTTCGACCGGCACAGCGGAGTCGACCTCGTGGATGCCGTCGCCGCCAGTTGTGCCAGTGGCCTTCCCTACCGGATCGGGGATCACCCATACCTCGACGGCGGCTTCCGGTCCAACGCCGAGAATGCCGATCTGGCCGCGGGATACCGACGAGTGCTCGTGCTGGCACCATTCGGCGGCCGGTCACTGGTGCCGCTGGAGTGGGGCACGCATCTCGCGACTCAGGTCGACGAACTCCGCGCGGGCGGCAGCATCGTCGAGACGATCTTCCCGACGAGCGAAGACGAGCACATGTTCGGTGCCAATGCGATGGACCTGTCGCTGCGTCCGCCTGCTGCTCGAGCCGGTTTCGAGCAGGGCAGAGCCCGTGCCGCGCAGCTGACCGAATTCTGGCGCTGA
- a CDS encoding SRPBCC family protein produces MILLSSGRASTRHPPDAVFARWADPATWPEWDPDLEWVRFAGPAMLGSRGTLKPTSGPPLSFAVSAFEEDRVFTDTGTLPGARLAFEHRVTPVPGGSEAVVEIRVHGALAWLWKRVMGGSLRGAAQSSLDGLLAHLDGRG; encoded by the coding sequence GTGATCCTGTTGAGCTCCGGACGCGCGTCGACGCGTCATCCGCCTGATGCCGTCTTCGCCCGATGGGCGGATCCTGCGACGTGGCCGGAATGGGATCCGGACCTGGAGTGGGTGCGGTTCGCCGGGCCTGCGATGCTGGGGTCTCGCGGGACGCTGAAGCCGACGTCGGGTCCGCCGCTGTCGTTCGCCGTGAGCGCGTTCGAGGAGGATCGTGTCTTCACCGATACCGGAACCCTGCCGGGTGCTCGGCTCGCGTTCGAGCACCGTGTCACGCCGGTGCCGGGTGGGAGCGAGGCGGTCGTGGAGATCCGGGTGCATGGTGCGCTCGCGTGGCTCTGGAAGCGAGTGATGGGCGGCAGCCTCCGCGGTGCAGCCCAGTCGAGCCTCGACGGGTTGCTGGCCCATCTGGACGGGCGGGGTTGA
- a CDS encoding MarR family winged helix-turn-helix transcriptional regulator encodes MAWQAKQRAALRPHELTHVQFVLLAGLVDLALPVSQADLARSMGVDAMMTSQVLRALEARVLVARHRDANDTRVVNVEATPAGERLVNAAIGDVEATDRDFFASLGHDQATFTGYLGALLR; translated from the coding sequence ATGGCGTGGCAGGCGAAGCAGCGTGCTGCGCTGCGCCCGCACGAGCTCACGCACGTGCAATTCGTGCTGCTCGCCGGCCTCGTCGACCTCGCACTGCCGGTCAGCCAGGCGGATCTCGCGAGGAGCATGGGCGTCGACGCGATGATGACCTCGCAGGTGCTGCGCGCACTCGAAGCGCGCGTGCTCGTCGCTCGCCATCGCGACGCGAATGACACGCGCGTCGTCAACGTCGAGGCGACCCCGGCCGGCGAACGACTCGTCAATGCGGCGATCGGCGATGTCGAAGCGACCGACCGTGACTTCTTCGCATCGCTCGGCCATGACCAGGCCACGTTCACCGGGTACCTCGGTGCACTGCTGCGGTGA